The following proteins are co-located in the Apium graveolens cultivar Ventura chromosome 5, ASM990537v1, whole genome shotgun sequence genome:
- the LOC141659162 gene encoding protein ALWAYS EARLY 3-like isoform X4, protein MGPARKSRSVYKRYPNISEVSPVKHGEAAERRVSRKRKLSDMLGPQWSKEELEYFYEAYRKHGKDWKKVGVVLRNRSFEMVEALYTMNRAYLSLPEGTASVAGLIAMMTDHYCNLVRLAGSDSEQESNEGAGTSRKFQKRSQAKVPPKTSKGFEGRLTSSSQAMASSYDQLPLLKKKRSGGTRPRVVGKRTPRFPVPFSHENVQGDRFASPTRQGLRYNGDANDSDVGHENLIALAEASQRGEFSSAKRMVGDNDMDEDDLEGSMDADSEDYSRNKRYMSKAGKQSGLSRKEPRLYGKRLEVDNNRNSQDEIREACSGTEGKKLGAAREKSEIEVTNGKNSRYSQGRWKRSKTIHFDQDEASALTGLEALANAVLMPESTNDNGMRTTHRIEKGQVSEKKWNQSILGSKHATNRTSMLGKDSTYCVSRSPEAELKTLSSFTKLSRKKHKTMASKVSTGERHSDTFMSESQVVEDAEVGNKLTSKGKQSSQSASPMLNKHPEISSSITCPRKEAGDSAMSGVHLPAADQVDITNKVGRRRKTMFGKALKYADSELSDRTKKLLNCFSNHQVRRWCSFEWFYSAIDYPWFAQREFVEYLLHVGLGHVPRLTHVEWGVIRSSLGKPRRFSEQFLKEEKEKLNRYRNSVRTHYTELHSGTREGLPTDLARPLSVGQRVTAIHPKTREIHDGSVLTVDHSRCRVQFDRPELGVEFVTDIDCMPSNPVDNMPTSMTRNRSVTDVENLNNFKINGQAKDQRPEGYIKFSPSENLGNVNSVPHMSPASYPTFNLLKPSKLFSTVVDSQAIMGPKDKVSNLQIAYSHPSSLAQIRAQEADVQAISELSRALEKKQLLVSELRELNNDVLENQKDGVSTLKDSEPFKKQYAAVLVQLRDTDELQVTSALGCLKQRNTYQGNGLLTWPRSMANSGGSVGVFDSSNCSLQNEEHGSHVNEIVENSRTRARTMVNAAMKAFSSMKGGGNTFEKIEEAIDYVYDQIPSVENYIPSERSFAAIESGNLTSQELKCGTLSPLQTLPNQQSNNQSIVPSELITKCVATLLMIQKCTERQFPPADVAQILDSAVTSLQPCTSKNLPVYADIEKCMIMIRNQIMALVPM, encoded by the exons ATGGGCCCAGCAAGGAAGTCCAGGAGTGTGTACAAGCGGTATCCTAATATTAGTGAGGTCTCTCCTGTTAAACATGGAGAGGCTGCTGAAAGAAGGGTCTCACGG AAAAGGAAGTTGTCTGACATGTTGGGACCCCAATGGAGTAAGGAAGAGCTGGAGTACTTCTATGAAGCATATAGAAAGCATGGAAAGGACTGGAAGAAG GTGGGCGTTGTATTGAGAAATCGATCCTTTGAAATGGTGGAGGCGCTTTACACAATGAATAGA GCATACCTGTCTCTTCCAGAAGGAACTGCTTCTGTGGCTGGATTAATTGCAATGATGACAGATCACTATTGCAATCTGGTAAGATTG GCTGGAAGTGATAGTGAGCAAGAAAGCAATGAAGGTGCTGGAACCTCTCGCAAATTTCAAAAGCGCTCTCAGGCGAAGGTACCCCCCAAGACTTCTAAAGGATTTGAAGGACGTTTGACTTCAAGTTCTCAGGCAATGGCATCAAGTTATGACCAGCTACCACTTTTGAAGAAGAAGCGCTCTGGTG GAACCCGACCTCGTGTTGTTGGGAAAAGGACGCCTCGATTTCCCGTTCCGTTTTCTCATGAGAACGTACAAGGGGATCGGTTTGCTTCTCCAACAAGACAAGGTCTAAGATACAACGGGGATGCTAATGATAGTGACGTTGGCCATGAGAATCTTATAGCATTGGCGGAAGCTTCTCAAAGAGGTGAATTTTCTTCAGCAAAGAGAATG GTTGGCGACAATGACATGGATGAAGATGATTTAGAGGGGAGCATGGATGCTGATAGTGAGGATTATTCAAGGAATAAGAGATATATGAGCAAAGCAGGAAAACAGAGTGGTTTATCTCGCAAAGAGCCAAGACTTTACGGGAAGAGGCTAGAAGTTGATAACAATAGAAACAGCCAGGATGAGATTAGGGAAGCCTGTAGTGGAACAGAAGGAAAAAAACTAGGAGCAGCTCGTGAAAAATCTGAAATTGAGGTTACAAATGGAAAAAATTCTAGGTATTCTCAGGGTAGGTGGAAGAGAAGTAAAACGATTCATTTTGACCAAG ATGAAGCCTCCGCCTTAACTGGCCTGGAAGCTTTGGCAAATGCAGTTCTCATGCCTGAATCAACAAATGATAATG GTATGCGCACGACCCATCGGATAGAGAAAGGACAGGTGTCGGAGAAGAAATGGAATCAATCAATTTTGGGATCAAAACATGCTACAAATAGAACTTCTATGCTGGGAAAAGATTCTACTTATTGTGTTAGTCGTAGTCCCGAGGCTGAGCTGAAAACTCTCTCTTCTTTTACAAAGCTGTCGAGGAAAAAGCACAAGACCATGGCATCAAAA GTTTCGACAGGTGAACGTCACAGTGATACTTTTATGAGTGAATCTCAAGTAGTTGAG GATGCAGAGGTGGGTAATAAGTTAACAAGCAAGGGTAAACAATCATCACAAAGTGCTTCACCCATGTTGAATAAACACCCAGAAATTTCTTCTTCGATTACTTGTCCGAGAAAGGAAGCCGGAGATTCAGCCATGTCAGGTGTACATCTTCCTGCTGCAGATCAGGTTGACATAACCAATAAAGTAGGGAGAAGACGTAAGACAATGTTTGGCAAGGCCCTCAAATATGCAGATTCAGAATTATCAGATAGAACG AAAAAGCTCTTAAATTGCTTTTCCAATCATCAAGTACGTAGGTGGTGTTCATTTGAGTGGTTTTATAGTGCAATTGATTACCCTTGGTTTGCTCAAAGGGAGTTCGTAGAGTACTTGCTTCATGTTGGTCTGGGTCATGTTCCAAGATTAACACATGTTGAATGGGGTGTCATAAGAAG CTCTCTTGGCAAACCGCGAAGGTTTTCTGAACAATTTCTGAAGGAAGAGAAGGAAAAACTAAATCGATACAGGAATTCTGTTAGAACACATTATACAGAACTTCATTCAGGTACTAGGGAAGGGCTTCCAACAGATCTTGCAAGGCCTTTGTCTGTTGGACAACGTGTAACTGCAATTCATCCGAAGACTAGAGAAATTCATGATGGCAGTGTCCTAACTGTAGATCATAGTAGGTGTCGCGTTCAATTTGATCGTCCTGAACTAGGAGTAGAATTTGTCACG GATATTGATTGTATGCCCTCAAATCCAGTAGACAATATGCCAACATCAATGACAAGAAATAGAAGTGTGACTGATGTGGAGAACTTAAATAACTTTAAAATAAATGGGCAGGCAAAAGATCAGAGACCAGAAGGGTATATTAAATTTTCCCCAAGTGAGAACCTGGGAAACGTTAATTCTGTCCCTCATATGTCACCCGCTTCTTACCCGACATTTAATCTATTAAAGCCGTCAAAG TTGTTCTCTACAGTTGTAGACTCACAAGCCATAATGGGTCCTAAAGATAAAGTTTCCAATCTACAAATAGCGTACTCACACCCTTCTTCACTAGCACAGATTAGGGCTCAAGAAGCTGATGTCCAGGCCATTTCTGAGCTAAGTCGTGCTCTCGAGAAAAAG CAATTGCTAGTTTCTGAGTTGAGGGAATTGAACAATGACGTGTTAGAAAATCAGAAGGATGGCGTTTCAACTCTAAAGGACTCGGAGCCTTTTAAAAAGCAATATGCTGCTGTTCTCGTACAACTGCGCGACACAGATGAACTG CAGGTTACTTCTGCTCTGGGTTGTCTAAAGCAACGTAATACTTATCAAGGAAATGGCTTGCTTACATGGCCGAGGTCTATGGCCAATTCCGGTGGTTCCGTTGGTGTGTTTGACTCTTCCAACTGTTCACTTCAAAATGAAGAACATGGATCTCATGTCAATGAAATTGTTGAAAACTCTAGAACAAGGGCTCGTACCATGGTGAATGCAGCAATGAAG GCGTTTTCTTCAATGAAGGGTGGGGGGAACACCtttgagaagattgaggaggctataGACTATGTCTACGATCAGATACCGTCAGTAGAAAACTATATACCATCTGAGAGGTCTTTTGCTGCCATAGAAAGTGGTAATTTGACTTCTCAAGAGCTGAAGTGTGGTACATTAAGTCCATTACAGACTCTACCTAATCAACAGTCAAATAATCAGTCGATAGTTCCTTCAGAACTTATCACTAAATGTGTTGCTACCTTGCTGATGATTCAG AAGTGTACTGAACGACAGTTTCCACCAGCAGATGTAGCTCAAATACTGGATTCTGCGGTTACAAGTTTACAGCCTTGCACCTCAAAAAACCTTCCTGTTTATGCTGATATAGAGAAGTGCATGATCATGATTAGGAATCAAATTATGGCGCTTGTACCAATGTAA
- the LOC141659162 gene encoding protein ALWAYS EARLY 3-like isoform X1, with protein MGPARKSRSVYKRYPNISEVSPVKHGEAAERRVSRKRKLSDMLGPQWSKEELEYFYEAYRKHGKDWKKVGVVLRNRSFEMVEALYTMNRAYLSLPEGTASVAGLIAMMTDHYCNLVRLAGSDSEQESNEGAGTSRKFQKRSQAKVPPKTSKGFEGRLTSSSQAMASSYDQLPLLKKKRSGGTRPRVVGKRTPRFPVPFSHENVQGDRFASPTRQGLRYNGDANDSDVGHENLIALAEASQRGEFSSAKRMVGDNDMDEDDLEGSMDADSEDYSRNKRYMSKAGKQSGLSRKEPRLYGKRLEVDNNRNSQDEIREACSGTEGKKLGAAREKSEIEVTNGKNSRYSQGRWKRSKTIHFDQDEASALTGLEALANAVLMPESTNDNDSSIHVKNESNEVDEPESLEGMRTTHRIEKGQVSEKKWNQSILGSKHATNRTSMLGKDSTYCVSRSPEAELKTLSSFTKLSRKKHKTMASKVSTGERHSDTFMSESQVVEDAEVGNKLTSKGKQSSQSASPMLNKHPEISSSITCPRKEAGDSAMSGVHLPAADQVDITNKVGRRRKTMFGKALKYADSELSDRTKKLLNCFSNHQVRRWCSFEWFYSAIDYPWFAQREFVEYLLHVGLGHVPRLTHVEWGVIRSSLGKPRRFSEQFLKEEKEKLNRYRNSVRTHYTELHSGTREGLPTDLARPLSVGQRVTAIHPKTREIHDGSVLTVDHSRCRVQFDRPELGVEFVTDIDCMPSNPVDNMPTSMTRNRSVTDVENLNNFKINGQAKDQRPEGYIKFSPSENLGNVNSVPHMSPASYPTFNLLKPSKLFSTVVDSQAIMGPKDKVSNLQIAYSHPSSLAQIRAQEADVQAISELSRALEKKQLLVSELRELNNDVLENQKDGVSTLKDSEPFKKQYAAVLVQLRDTDELQVTSALGCLKQRNTYQGNGLLTWPRSMANSGGSVGVFDSSNCSLQNEEHGSHVNEIVENSRTRARTMVNAAMKAFSSMKGGGNTFEKIEEAIDYVYDQIPSVENYIPSERSFAAIESGNLTSQELKCGTLSPLQTLPNQQSNNQSIVPSELITKCVATLLMIQKCTERQFPPADVAQILDSAVTSLQPCTSKNLPVYADIEKCMIMIRNQIMALVPM; from the exons ATGGGCCCAGCAAGGAAGTCCAGGAGTGTGTACAAGCGGTATCCTAATATTAGTGAGGTCTCTCCTGTTAAACATGGAGAGGCTGCTGAAAGAAGGGTCTCACGG AAAAGGAAGTTGTCTGACATGTTGGGACCCCAATGGAGTAAGGAAGAGCTGGAGTACTTCTATGAAGCATATAGAAAGCATGGAAAGGACTGGAAGAAG GTGGGCGTTGTATTGAGAAATCGATCCTTTGAAATGGTGGAGGCGCTTTACACAATGAATAGA GCATACCTGTCTCTTCCAGAAGGAACTGCTTCTGTGGCTGGATTAATTGCAATGATGACAGATCACTATTGCAATCTGGTAAGATTG GCTGGAAGTGATAGTGAGCAAGAAAGCAATGAAGGTGCTGGAACCTCTCGCAAATTTCAAAAGCGCTCTCAGGCGAAGGTACCCCCCAAGACTTCTAAAGGATTTGAAGGACGTTTGACTTCAAGTTCTCAGGCAATGGCATCAAGTTATGACCAGCTACCACTTTTGAAGAAGAAGCGCTCTGGTG GAACCCGACCTCGTGTTGTTGGGAAAAGGACGCCTCGATTTCCCGTTCCGTTTTCTCATGAGAACGTACAAGGGGATCGGTTTGCTTCTCCAACAAGACAAGGTCTAAGATACAACGGGGATGCTAATGATAGTGACGTTGGCCATGAGAATCTTATAGCATTGGCGGAAGCTTCTCAAAGAGGTGAATTTTCTTCAGCAAAGAGAATG GTTGGCGACAATGACATGGATGAAGATGATTTAGAGGGGAGCATGGATGCTGATAGTGAGGATTATTCAAGGAATAAGAGATATATGAGCAAAGCAGGAAAACAGAGTGGTTTATCTCGCAAAGAGCCAAGACTTTACGGGAAGAGGCTAGAAGTTGATAACAATAGAAACAGCCAGGATGAGATTAGGGAAGCCTGTAGTGGAACAGAAGGAAAAAAACTAGGAGCAGCTCGTGAAAAATCTGAAATTGAGGTTACAAATGGAAAAAATTCTAGGTATTCTCAGGGTAGGTGGAAGAGAAGTAAAACGATTCATTTTGACCAAG ATGAAGCCTCCGCCTTAACTGGCCTGGAAGCTTTGGCAAATGCAGTTCTCATGCCTGAATCAACAAATGATAATG attcatccatTCATGTCAAAAACGAAAGTAATGAAGTTGATGAACCTGAATCCCTTGAAGGTATGCGCACGACCCATCGGATAGAGAAAGGACAGGTGTCGGAGAAGAAATGGAATCAATCAATTTTGGGATCAAAACATGCTACAAATAGAACTTCTATGCTGGGAAAAGATTCTACTTATTGTGTTAGTCGTAGTCCCGAGGCTGAGCTGAAAACTCTCTCTTCTTTTACAAAGCTGTCGAGGAAAAAGCACAAGACCATGGCATCAAAA GTTTCGACAGGTGAACGTCACAGTGATACTTTTATGAGTGAATCTCAAGTAGTTGAG GATGCAGAGGTGGGTAATAAGTTAACAAGCAAGGGTAAACAATCATCACAAAGTGCTTCACCCATGTTGAATAAACACCCAGAAATTTCTTCTTCGATTACTTGTCCGAGAAAGGAAGCCGGAGATTCAGCCATGTCAGGTGTACATCTTCCTGCTGCAGATCAGGTTGACATAACCAATAAAGTAGGGAGAAGACGTAAGACAATGTTTGGCAAGGCCCTCAAATATGCAGATTCAGAATTATCAGATAGAACG AAAAAGCTCTTAAATTGCTTTTCCAATCATCAAGTACGTAGGTGGTGTTCATTTGAGTGGTTTTATAGTGCAATTGATTACCCTTGGTTTGCTCAAAGGGAGTTCGTAGAGTACTTGCTTCATGTTGGTCTGGGTCATGTTCCAAGATTAACACATGTTGAATGGGGTGTCATAAGAAG CTCTCTTGGCAAACCGCGAAGGTTTTCTGAACAATTTCTGAAGGAAGAGAAGGAAAAACTAAATCGATACAGGAATTCTGTTAGAACACATTATACAGAACTTCATTCAGGTACTAGGGAAGGGCTTCCAACAGATCTTGCAAGGCCTTTGTCTGTTGGACAACGTGTAACTGCAATTCATCCGAAGACTAGAGAAATTCATGATGGCAGTGTCCTAACTGTAGATCATAGTAGGTGTCGCGTTCAATTTGATCGTCCTGAACTAGGAGTAGAATTTGTCACG GATATTGATTGTATGCCCTCAAATCCAGTAGACAATATGCCAACATCAATGACAAGAAATAGAAGTGTGACTGATGTGGAGAACTTAAATAACTTTAAAATAAATGGGCAGGCAAAAGATCAGAGACCAGAAGGGTATATTAAATTTTCCCCAAGTGAGAACCTGGGAAACGTTAATTCTGTCCCTCATATGTCACCCGCTTCTTACCCGACATTTAATCTATTAAAGCCGTCAAAG TTGTTCTCTACAGTTGTAGACTCACAAGCCATAATGGGTCCTAAAGATAAAGTTTCCAATCTACAAATAGCGTACTCACACCCTTCTTCACTAGCACAGATTAGGGCTCAAGAAGCTGATGTCCAGGCCATTTCTGAGCTAAGTCGTGCTCTCGAGAAAAAG CAATTGCTAGTTTCTGAGTTGAGGGAATTGAACAATGACGTGTTAGAAAATCAGAAGGATGGCGTTTCAACTCTAAAGGACTCGGAGCCTTTTAAAAAGCAATATGCTGCTGTTCTCGTACAACTGCGCGACACAGATGAACTG CAGGTTACTTCTGCTCTGGGTTGTCTAAAGCAACGTAATACTTATCAAGGAAATGGCTTGCTTACATGGCCGAGGTCTATGGCCAATTCCGGTGGTTCCGTTGGTGTGTTTGACTCTTCCAACTGTTCACTTCAAAATGAAGAACATGGATCTCATGTCAATGAAATTGTTGAAAACTCTAGAACAAGGGCTCGTACCATGGTGAATGCAGCAATGAAG GCGTTTTCTTCAATGAAGGGTGGGGGGAACACCtttgagaagattgaggaggctataGACTATGTCTACGATCAGATACCGTCAGTAGAAAACTATATACCATCTGAGAGGTCTTTTGCTGCCATAGAAAGTGGTAATTTGACTTCTCAAGAGCTGAAGTGTGGTACATTAAGTCCATTACAGACTCTACCTAATCAACAGTCAAATAATCAGTCGATAGTTCCTTCAGAACTTATCACTAAATGTGTTGCTACCTTGCTGATGATTCAG AAGTGTACTGAACGACAGTTTCCACCAGCAGATGTAGCTCAAATACTGGATTCTGCGGTTACAAGTTTACAGCCTTGCACCTCAAAAAACCTTCCTGTTTATGCTGATATAGAGAAGTGCATGATCATGATTAGGAATCAAATTATGGCGCTTGTACCAATGTAA
- the LOC141659162 gene encoding protein ALWAYS EARLY 3-like isoform X2, translated as MGPARKSRSVYKRYPNISEVSPVKHGEAAERRVSRKRKLSDMLGPQWSKEELEYFYEAYRKHGKDWKKVGVVLRNRSFEMVEALYTMNRAYLSLPEGTASVAGLIAMMTDHYCNLVRLAGSDSEQESNEGAGTSRKFQKRSQAKVPPKTSKGFEGRLTSSSQAMASSYDQLPLLKKKRSGGTRPRVVGKRTPRFPVPFSHENVQGDRFASPTRQGLRYNGDANDSDVGHENLIALAEASQRGEFSSAKRMVGDNDMDEDDLEGSMDADSEDYSRNKRYMSKAGKQSGLSRKEPRLYGKRLEVDNNRNSQDEIREACSGTEGKKLGAAREKSEIEVTNGKNSRYSQGRWKRSKTIHFDQDEASALTGLEALANAVLMPESTNDNDSSIHVKNESNEVDEPESLEGMRTTHRIEKGQVSEKKWNQSILGSKHATNRTSMLGKDSTYCVSRSPEAELKTLSSFTKLSRKKHKTMASKVSTGERHSDTFMSESQVVEDAEVGNKLTSKGKQSSQSASPMLNKHPEISSSITCPRKEAGDSAMSGVHLPAADQVDITNKVGRRRKTMFGKALKYADSELSDRTKKLLNCFSNHQVRRWCSFEWFYSAIDYPWFAQREFVEYLLHVGLGHVPRLTHVEWGVIRSSLGKPRRFSEQFLKEEKEKLNRYRNSVRTHYTELHSGTREGLPTDLARPLSVGQRVTAIHPKTREIHDGSVLTVDHSRCRVQFDRPELGVEFVTDIDCMPSNPVDNMPTSMTRNRSVTDVENLNNFKINGQAKDQRPEGYIKFSPSENLGNVNSVPHMSPASYPTFNLLKPSKLFSTVVDSQAIMGPKDKVSNLQIAYSHPSSLAQIRAQEADVQAISELSRALEKKQLLVSELRELNNDVLENQKDGVSTLKDSEPFKKQYAAVLVQLRDTDELVTSALGCLKQRNTYQGNGLLTWPRSMANSGGSVGVFDSSNCSLQNEEHGSHVNEIVENSRTRARTMVNAAMKAFSSMKGGGNTFEKIEEAIDYVYDQIPSVENYIPSERSFAAIESGNLTSQELKCGTLSPLQTLPNQQSNNQSIVPSELITKCVATLLMIQKCTERQFPPADVAQILDSAVTSLQPCTSKNLPVYADIEKCMIMIRNQIMALVPM; from the exons ATGGGCCCAGCAAGGAAGTCCAGGAGTGTGTACAAGCGGTATCCTAATATTAGTGAGGTCTCTCCTGTTAAACATGGAGAGGCTGCTGAAAGAAGGGTCTCACGG AAAAGGAAGTTGTCTGACATGTTGGGACCCCAATGGAGTAAGGAAGAGCTGGAGTACTTCTATGAAGCATATAGAAAGCATGGAAAGGACTGGAAGAAG GTGGGCGTTGTATTGAGAAATCGATCCTTTGAAATGGTGGAGGCGCTTTACACAATGAATAGA GCATACCTGTCTCTTCCAGAAGGAACTGCTTCTGTGGCTGGATTAATTGCAATGATGACAGATCACTATTGCAATCTGGTAAGATTG GCTGGAAGTGATAGTGAGCAAGAAAGCAATGAAGGTGCTGGAACCTCTCGCAAATTTCAAAAGCGCTCTCAGGCGAAGGTACCCCCCAAGACTTCTAAAGGATTTGAAGGACGTTTGACTTCAAGTTCTCAGGCAATGGCATCAAGTTATGACCAGCTACCACTTTTGAAGAAGAAGCGCTCTGGTG GAACCCGACCTCGTGTTGTTGGGAAAAGGACGCCTCGATTTCCCGTTCCGTTTTCTCATGAGAACGTACAAGGGGATCGGTTTGCTTCTCCAACAAGACAAGGTCTAAGATACAACGGGGATGCTAATGATAGTGACGTTGGCCATGAGAATCTTATAGCATTGGCGGAAGCTTCTCAAAGAGGTGAATTTTCTTCAGCAAAGAGAATG GTTGGCGACAATGACATGGATGAAGATGATTTAGAGGGGAGCATGGATGCTGATAGTGAGGATTATTCAAGGAATAAGAGATATATGAGCAAAGCAGGAAAACAGAGTGGTTTATCTCGCAAAGAGCCAAGACTTTACGGGAAGAGGCTAGAAGTTGATAACAATAGAAACAGCCAGGATGAGATTAGGGAAGCCTGTAGTGGAACAGAAGGAAAAAAACTAGGAGCAGCTCGTGAAAAATCTGAAATTGAGGTTACAAATGGAAAAAATTCTAGGTATTCTCAGGGTAGGTGGAAGAGAAGTAAAACGATTCATTTTGACCAAG ATGAAGCCTCCGCCTTAACTGGCCTGGAAGCTTTGGCAAATGCAGTTCTCATGCCTGAATCAACAAATGATAATG attcatccatTCATGTCAAAAACGAAAGTAATGAAGTTGATGAACCTGAATCCCTTGAAGGTATGCGCACGACCCATCGGATAGAGAAAGGACAGGTGTCGGAGAAGAAATGGAATCAATCAATTTTGGGATCAAAACATGCTACAAATAGAACTTCTATGCTGGGAAAAGATTCTACTTATTGTGTTAGTCGTAGTCCCGAGGCTGAGCTGAAAACTCTCTCTTCTTTTACAAAGCTGTCGAGGAAAAAGCACAAGACCATGGCATCAAAA GTTTCGACAGGTGAACGTCACAGTGATACTTTTATGAGTGAATCTCAAGTAGTTGAG GATGCAGAGGTGGGTAATAAGTTAACAAGCAAGGGTAAACAATCATCACAAAGTGCTTCACCCATGTTGAATAAACACCCAGAAATTTCTTCTTCGATTACTTGTCCGAGAAAGGAAGCCGGAGATTCAGCCATGTCAGGTGTACATCTTCCTGCTGCAGATCAGGTTGACATAACCAATAAAGTAGGGAGAAGACGTAAGACAATGTTTGGCAAGGCCCTCAAATATGCAGATTCAGAATTATCAGATAGAACG AAAAAGCTCTTAAATTGCTTTTCCAATCATCAAGTACGTAGGTGGTGTTCATTTGAGTGGTTTTATAGTGCAATTGATTACCCTTGGTTTGCTCAAAGGGAGTTCGTAGAGTACTTGCTTCATGTTGGTCTGGGTCATGTTCCAAGATTAACACATGTTGAATGGGGTGTCATAAGAAG CTCTCTTGGCAAACCGCGAAGGTTTTCTGAACAATTTCTGAAGGAAGAGAAGGAAAAACTAAATCGATACAGGAATTCTGTTAGAACACATTATACAGAACTTCATTCAGGTACTAGGGAAGGGCTTCCAACAGATCTTGCAAGGCCTTTGTCTGTTGGACAACGTGTAACTGCAATTCATCCGAAGACTAGAGAAATTCATGATGGCAGTGTCCTAACTGTAGATCATAGTAGGTGTCGCGTTCAATTTGATCGTCCTGAACTAGGAGTAGAATTTGTCACG GATATTGATTGTATGCCCTCAAATCCAGTAGACAATATGCCAACATCAATGACAAGAAATAGAAGTGTGACTGATGTGGAGAACTTAAATAACTTTAAAATAAATGGGCAGGCAAAAGATCAGAGACCAGAAGGGTATATTAAATTTTCCCCAAGTGAGAACCTGGGAAACGTTAATTCTGTCCCTCATATGTCACCCGCTTCTTACCCGACATTTAATCTATTAAAGCCGTCAAAG TTGTTCTCTACAGTTGTAGACTCACAAGCCATAATGGGTCCTAAAGATAAAGTTTCCAATCTACAAATAGCGTACTCACACCCTTCTTCACTAGCACAGATTAGGGCTCAAGAAGCTGATGTCCAGGCCATTTCTGAGCTAAGTCGTGCTCTCGAGAAAAAG CAATTGCTAGTTTCTGAGTTGAGGGAATTGAACAATGACGTGTTAGAAAATCAGAAGGATGGCGTTTCAACTCTAAAGGACTCGGAGCCTTTTAAAAAGCAATATGCTGCTGTTCTCGTACAACTGCGCGACACAGATGAACTG GTTACTTCTGCTCTGGGTTGTCTAAAGCAACGTAATACTTATCAAGGAAATGGCTTGCTTACATGGCCGAGGTCTATGGCCAATTCCGGTGGTTCCGTTGGTGTGTTTGACTCTTCCAACTGTTCACTTCAAAATGAAGAACATGGATCTCATGTCAATGAAATTGTTGAAAACTCTAGAACAAGGGCTCGTACCATGGTGAATGCAGCAATGAAG GCGTTTTCTTCAATGAAGGGTGGGGGGAACACCtttgagaagattgaggaggctataGACTATGTCTACGATCAGATACCGTCAGTAGAAAACTATATACCATCTGAGAGGTCTTTTGCTGCCATAGAAAGTGGTAATTTGACTTCTCAAGAGCTGAAGTGTGGTACATTAAGTCCATTACAGACTCTACCTAATCAACAGTCAAATAATCAGTCGATAGTTCCTTCAGAACTTATCACTAAATGTGTTGCTACCTTGCTGATGATTCAG AAGTGTACTGAACGACAGTTTCCACCAGCAGATGTAGCTCAAATACTGGATTCTGCGGTTACAAGTTTACAGCCTTGCACCTCAAAAAACCTTCCTGTTTATGCTGATATAGAGAAGTGCATGATCATGATTAGGAATCAAATTATGGCGCTTGTACCAATGTAA